A window from Ciconia boyciana chromosome 21, ASM3463844v1, whole genome shotgun sequence encodes these proteins:
- the SESN2 gene encoding sestrin-2 isoform X3 — protein sequence METPRHPLPPGAGRGETGSGGCRRCPYRAAGLGTSDGILQEGAENSRRQLLIEAFVSAGRVDNITMVMGLHPQYLSSFWKTQYLLLRMDGPLPYHKRHYIAIMAAARHQCSYLVGLHMGEFLQVGGNPAWLQGLHCAPQKLRNLNEINKLLAHRPWLITKEHIEALLKTGENSWSLAELVQALVLLTHYHSLASFVFGCGINPEEDQDGEHGCGPPSPHSDSSPASDDSVGGSGGKDAMQEVEVLMERMKLLQESQLEEEGVTQEEMATRFELEKTESLLVAPSDIADHSLQSNVLCFVEDPEFGYKDFTRRGEQAPPTFRAQDYTWEDHGYSLINRLYPDVGQLLDEKFQVVYNLTYNTIAMHCGVDTSMLRRAIWNYVHCVFGIRYDDYDYGEVNQLLERSLKVYIKTVACYPEKTTKRMYTQFWRHFKHSEKVHINLLLLEARMQAALLYALRAVTRYMT from the exons ATGGAGACACCCcgtcaccccctgccccccggggccgggaggggggagacgggcagcgggggctgccggcggtGTCCGTacagggcagcagggctgggcaccTCTGACGGG ATCCTGCAGGAAGGTGCGGAGAACAGCCGGCGCCAGCTCCTCATCGAGGCCTTCGTCTCGGCGGGCAGGGTGGACAACATCACCATGGTCATGGGGCTGCACCCCCAGTATCTCAGCAGCTTCTGGAAGACCCAGTACCTCCTGCTGCGCATGGACGGGCCCCTGCCCTACCACAAGCGCCACTACATCGCCATCATG GCAGCAGCCCGGCACCAGTGCTCCTACCTGGTGGGCTTGCACATGGGGGAGTTCCTGCAGGTGGGGGGCAACCCGGCgtggctgcaggggctgcactGTGCCCCCCAAAAACTCAGGAACCTCAATGAGATCAACAAACTGCTGGCGCACCGGCCCTGGCTCATCACCAAGGAGCACATTGAG GCTCTGCTGAAGACGGGGGAGAACAGCTGGTCGCTGGCGGAGCTGGTGCAGGCCCTGGTGCTCCTCACCCACTACCACTCGCTCGCCTCCTTCGTCTTCGGCTGCGGCATCAACCCCGAGGAGGACCAGGATGGGGAGCACGGCTGCGGGCCCCCCTCGCCCCACAGTGacagcagccctgcctctgACGACAGcgtggggggctctggg ggcaAAGACGCCATGCAGGAGGTGGAGGTGCTGATGGAGAGGATGAAGCTTCTGCAGGAAagccagctggaggaggagggcgtCACGCAGGAGGAGATGGCGACGCGCTTTGAGCTGGAGAAGACGGAGAGTTTGCTGGTCGCTCCCTCGG ATATTGCGGATCACTCCCTGCAGTCCAACGTCCTCTGCTTCGTGGAGGACCCCGAGTTCGGCTACAAGGACTTCACGCGGAGGGGCGAGCAGGCACCCCCCACTTTCCGTGCGCAG GATTACACCTGGGAGGACCACGGCTACTCGCTGATCAACCGCCTCTACCCCGACGTGGGGCAGCTCCTGGACGAGAAGTTCCAGGTTGTCTACAACCTGACCTACAACACCATCGCCATGCACTGCGGCGTGGACACGTCCATGCTGCGCAGAGCCATCTGGAACTACGTCCACTGCGTCTTCGGCATCCG ctACGACGACTATGACTATGGGGAGGTGAACCAGCTCCTGGAGCGCAGCTTGAAGGTCTACATCAAGACAGTGGCTTGCTACCCGGAGAAGACAACCAAGCGGATGTATACACAGTTCTGGAGACACTTCAAGCACTCGGAGAAG GTGCACATCAACCTGCTCCTGCTGGAGGCTCGGATGCAGGCGGCTCTGCTCTACGCCCTGCGAGCTGTCACCCGCTACATGACCTGA
- the SESN2 gene encoding sestrin-2 isoform X2 has product MLVAGSPCSPAGLEEYRGCGARRGGEDRGVKVPRQLGKGPSAFIPPGEILQEGAENSRRQLLIEAFVSAGRVDNITMVMGLHPQYLSSFWKTQYLLLRMDGPLPYHKRHYIAIMAAARHQCSYLVGLHMGEFLQVGGNPAWLQGLHCAPQKLRNLNEINKLLAHRPWLITKEHIEALLKTGENSWSLAELVQALVLLTHYHSLASFVFGCGINPEEDQDGEHGCGPPSPHSDSSPASDDSVGGSGGKDAMQEVEVLMERMKLLQESQLEEEGVTQEEMATRFELEKTESLLVAPSDIADHSLQSNVLCFVEDPEFGYKDFTRRGEQAPPTFRAQDYTWEDHGYSLINRLYPDVGQLLDEKFQVVYNLTYNTIAMHCGVDTSMLRRAIWNYVHCVFGIRYDDYDYGEVNQLLERSLKVYIKTVACYPEKTTKRMYTQFWRHFKHSEKVHINLLLLEARMQAALLYALRAVTRYMT; this is encoded by the exons GACAGAGGGGTCAAGGTTCCCcggcagctggggaagggccCCAGCGCCTTCATCCCCCCGGGAGAG ATCCTGCAGGAAGGTGCGGAGAACAGCCGGCGCCAGCTCCTCATCGAGGCCTTCGTCTCGGCGGGCAGGGTGGACAACATCACCATGGTCATGGGGCTGCACCCCCAGTATCTCAGCAGCTTCTGGAAGACCCAGTACCTCCTGCTGCGCATGGACGGGCCCCTGCCCTACCACAAGCGCCACTACATCGCCATCATG GCAGCAGCCCGGCACCAGTGCTCCTACCTGGTGGGCTTGCACATGGGGGAGTTCCTGCAGGTGGGGGGCAACCCGGCgtggctgcaggggctgcactGTGCCCCCCAAAAACTCAGGAACCTCAATGAGATCAACAAACTGCTGGCGCACCGGCCCTGGCTCATCACCAAGGAGCACATTGAG GCTCTGCTGAAGACGGGGGAGAACAGCTGGTCGCTGGCGGAGCTGGTGCAGGCCCTGGTGCTCCTCACCCACTACCACTCGCTCGCCTCCTTCGTCTTCGGCTGCGGCATCAACCCCGAGGAGGACCAGGATGGGGAGCACGGCTGCGGGCCCCCCTCGCCCCACAGTGacagcagccctgcctctgACGACAGcgtggggggctctggg ggcaAAGACGCCATGCAGGAGGTGGAGGTGCTGATGGAGAGGATGAAGCTTCTGCAGGAAagccagctggaggaggagggcgtCACGCAGGAGGAGATGGCGACGCGCTTTGAGCTGGAGAAGACGGAGAGTTTGCTGGTCGCTCCCTCGG ATATTGCGGATCACTCCCTGCAGTCCAACGTCCTCTGCTTCGTGGAGGACCCCGAGTTCGGCTACAAGGACTTCACGCGGAGGGGCGAGCAGGCACCCCCCACTTTCCGTGCGCAG GATTACACCTGGGAGGACCACGGCTACTCGCTGATCAACCGCCTCTACCCCGACGTGGGGCAGCTCCTGGACGAGAAGTTCCAGGTTGTCTACAACCTGACCTACAACACCATCGCCATGCACTGCGGCGTGGACACGTCCATGCTGCGCAGAGCCATCTGGAACTACGTCCACTGCGTCTTCGGCATCCG ctACGACGACTATGACTATGGGGAGGTGAACCAGCTCCTGGAGCGCAGCTTGAAGGTCTACATCAAGACAGTGGCTTGCTACCCGGAGAAGACAACCAAGCGGATGTATACACAGTTCTGGAGACACTTCAAGCACTCGGAGAAG GTGCACATCAACCTGCTCCTGCTGGAGGCTCGGATGCAGGCGGCTCTGCTCTACGCCCTGCGAGCTGTCACCCGCTACATGACCTGA
- the SESN2 gene encoding sestrin-2 isoform X4, translating to MGWKDRGVKVPRQLGKGPSAFIPPGEILQEGAENSRRQLLIEAFVSAGRVDNITMVMGLHPQYLSSFWKTQYLLLRMDGPLPYHKRHYIAIMAAARHQCSYLVGLHMGEFLQVGGNPAWLQGLHCAPQKLRNLNEINKLLAHRPWLITKEHIEALLKTGENSWSLAELVQALVLLTHYHSLASFVFGCGINPEEDQDGEHGCGPPSPHSDSSPASDDSVGGSGGKDAMQEVEVLMERMKLLQESQLEEEGVTQEEMATRFELEKTESLLVAPSDIADHSLQSNVLCFVEDPEFGYKDFTRRGEQAPPTFRAQDYTWEDHGYSLINRLYPDVGQLLDEKFQVVYNLTYNTIAMHCGVDTSMLRRAIWNYVHCVFGIRYDDYDYGEVNQLLERSLKVYIKTVACYPEKTTKRMYTQFWRHFKHSEKVHINLLLLEARMQAALLYALRAVTRYMT from the exons ATGGGCTGGAAG GACAGAGGGGTCAAGGTTCCCcggcagctggggaagggccCCAGCGCCTTCATCCCCCCGGGAGAG ATCCTGCAGGAAGGTGCGGAGAACAGCCGGCGCCAGCTCCTCATCGAGGCCTTCGTCTCGGCGGGCAGGGTGGACAACATCACCATGGTCATGGGGCTGCACCCCCAGTATCTCAGCAGCTTCTGGAAGACCCAGTACCTCCTGCTGCGCATGGACGGGCCCCTGCCCTACCACAAGCGCCACTACATCGCCATCATG GCAGCAGCCCGGCACCAGTGCTCCTACCTGGTGGGCTTGCACATGGGGGAGTTCCTGCAGGTGGGGGGCAACCCGGCgtggctgcaggggctgcactGTGCCCCCCAAAAACTCAGGAACCTCAATGAGATCAACAAACTGCTGGCGCACCGGCCCTGGCTCATCACCAAGGAGCACATTGAG GCTCTGCTGAAGACGGGGGAGAACAGCTGGTCGCTGGCGGAGCTGGTGCAGGCCCTGGTGCTCCTCACCCACTACCACTCGCTCGCCTCCTTCGTCTTCGGCTGCGGCATCAACCCCGAGGAGGACCAGGATGGGGAGCACGGCTGCGGGCCCCCCTCGCCCCACAGTGacagcagccctgcctctgACGACAGcgtggggggctctggg ggcaAAGACGCCATGCAGGAGGTGGAGGTGCTGATGGAGAGGATGAAGCTTCTGCAGGAAagccagctggaggaggagggcgtCACGCAGGAGGAGATGGCGACGCGCTTTGAGCTGGAGAAGACGGAGAGTTTGCTGGTCGCTCCCTCGG ATATTGCGGATCACTCCCTGCAGTCCAACGTCCTCTGCTTCGTGGAGGACCCCGAGTTCGGCTACAAGGACTTCACGCGGAGGGGCGAGCAGGCACCCCCCACTTTCCGTGCGCAG GATTACACCTGGGAGGACCACGGCTACTCGCTGATCAACCGCCTCTACCCCGACGTGGGGCAGCTCCTGGACGAGAAGTTCCAGGTTGTCTACAACCTGACCTACAACACCATCGCCATGCACTGCGGCGTGGACACGTCCATGCTGCGCAGAGCCATCTGGAACTACGTCCACTGCGTCTTCGGCATCCG ctACGACGACTATGACTATGGGGAGGTGAACCAGCTCCTGGAGCGCAGCTTGAAGGTCTACATCAAGACAGTGGCTTGCTACCCGGAGAAGACAACCAAGCGGATGTATACACAGTTCTGGAGACACTTCAAGCACTCGGAGAAG GTGCACATCAACCTGCTCCTGCTGGAGGCTCGGATGCAGGCGGCTCTGCTCTACGCCCTGCGAGCTGTCACCCGCTACATGACCTGA
- the SESN2 gene encoding sestrin-2 isoform X1 has translation MLRPRCPGTVPVCHPSRVQSNAPARFHQDRGVKVPRQLGKGPSAFIPPGEILQEGAENSRRQLLIEAFVSAGRVDNITMVMGLHPQYLSSFWKTQYLLLRMDGPLPYHKRHYIAIMAAARHQCSYLVGLHMGEFLQVGGNPAWLQGLHCAPQKLRNLNEINKLLAHRPWLITKEHIEALLKTGENSWSLAELVQALVLLTHYHSLASFVFGCGINPEEDQDGEHGCGPPSPHSDSSPASDDSVGGSGGKDAMQEVEVLMERMKLLQESQLEEEGVTQEEMATRFELEKTESLLVAPSDIADHSLQSNVLCFVEDPEFGYKDFTRRGEQAPPTFRAQDYTWEDHGYSLINRLYPDVGQLLDEKFQVVYNLTYNTIAMHCGVDTSMLRRAIWNYVHCVFGIRYDDYDYGEVNQLLERSLKVYIKTVACYPEKTTKRMYTQFWRHFKHSEKVHINLLLLEARMQAALLYALRAVTRYMT, from the exons ATGCTGCGGCCCCGGTGTCCCGGCACGGTCCCCGTGTGTCACCCCTCCCGCGTGCAGAGCAACGCTCCTGCCCGATTTCATCAG GACAGAGGGGTCAAGGTTCCCcggcagctggggaagggccCCAGCGCCTTCATCCCCCCGGGAGAG ATCCTGCAGGAAGGTGCGGAGAACAGCCGGCGCCAGCTCCTCATCGAGGCCTTCGTCTCGGCGGGCAGGGTGGACAACATCACCATGGTCATGGGGCTGCACCCCCAGTATCTCAGCAGCTTCTGGAAGACCCAGTACCTCCTGCTGCGCATGGACGGGCCCCTGCCCTACCACAAGCGCCACTACATCGCCATCATG GCAGCAGCCCGGCACCAGTGCTCCTACCTGGTGGGCTTGCACATGGGGGAGTTCCTGCAGGTGGGGGGCAACCCGGCgtggctgcaggggctgcactGTGCCCCCCAAAAACTCAGGAACCTCAATGAGATCAACAAACTGCTGGCGCACCGGCCCTGGCTCATCACCAAGGAGCACATTGAG GCTCTGCTGAAGACGGGGGAGAACAGCTGGTCGCTGGCGGAGCTGGTGCAGGCCCTGGTGCTCCTCACCCACTACCACTCGCTCGCCTCCTTCGTCTTCGGCTGCGGCATCAACCCCGAGGAGGACCAGGATGGGGAGCACGGCTGCGGGCCCCCCTCGCCCCACAGTGacagcagccctgcctctgACGACAGcgtggggggctctggg ggcaAAGACGCCATGCAGGAGGTGGAGGTGCTGATGGAGAGGATGAAGCTTCTGCAGGAAagccagctggaggaggagggcgtCACGCAGGAGGAGATGGCGACGCGCTTTGAGCTGGAGAAGACGGAGAGTTTGCTGGTCGCTCCCTCGG ATATTGCGGATCACTCCCTGCAGTCCAACGTCCTCTGCTTCGTGGAGGACCCCGAGTTCGGCTACAAGGACTTCACGCGGAGGGGCGAGCAGGCACCCCCCACTTTCCGTGCGCAG GATTACACCTGGGAGGACCACGGCTACTCGCTGATCAACCGCCTCTACCCCGACGTGGGGCAGCTCCTGGACGAGAAGTTCCAGGTTGTCTACAACCTGACCTACAACACCATCGCCATGCACTGCGGCGTGGACACGTCCATGCTGCGCAGAGCCATCTGGAACTACGTCCACTGCGTCTTCGGCATCCG ctACGACGACTATGACTATGGGGAGGTGAACCAGCTCCTGGAGCGCAGCTTGAAGGTCTACATCAAGACAGTGGCTTGCTACCCGGAGAAGACAACCAAGCGGATGTATACACAGTTCTGGAGACACTTCAAGCACTCGGAGAAG GTGCACATCAACCTGCTCCTGCTGGAGGCTCGGATGCAGGCGGCTCTGCTCTACGCCCTGCGAGCTGTCACCCGCTACATGACCTGA